The sequence below is a genomic window from Colletotrichum destructivum chromosome 4, complete sequence.
AGCACGGTGTCGAGCAAGAGTCGTATGCGTACCAGCTTGCGCTCGATATGGGTGCCGCGCCAACGATATCCTTCATGGCGCGTCAAGGCTTCAGAGCCTTCTACACCTGGGCTATGGGGTCCAACTTCAATACAAAATTCAGGCTTGTTGGACCCTGGAAGTGGGAGGCCGGTGCTCTTTCCATCATGCGCGGAGAGctcttcgaggtcgtcatGCAAACTGGCGGTGGCGTGTGTAAGTCATAACATTTACCCGAGATGCAAACTGAGTTAGAAACGCGCTGACCTATAGTCAGTCTTTGCGACATATACTCTACTCCCACTGTTTCTCTTTGGTACTCTGACTGTCGTACTCCATGTGACTGCTGGTTTCTTGCGACTTCTTGGGATGGAGCAGCGTGCCAAGGACGTTCTCGGCTCAGGAAGTATCCCGCGTCGAGAAGGTGAAGAGCTTTGAATCATAATCACAGGATCTAACGCTGATCTAGGCTTCTCAAACAGTCAAACTTGGTTGACTGTAAAACCCAACATTAATAATTAGGAAAAGCCAGTGTATGCGGTTAGAGCCTTGCTGCTATGTTTGATTTTGATGCTCAAAAGCCTGCCAAGCCAACGTTTGGTGACAGGAGATTTGAATTGAAGCAGCTCAATTTACATCACTCTTGTAACCTCCAATACCGATCTTACCCCAAAAAGCTACCTAGTAGAGACTTAGCTGATAAACATTGATGCTAAAAGAAACCTGGAGCAAGAACCTAACAGCCGCTCACGGCAGATCGGCATGGGTCGGATCATATTGCACAATGATATCCACCGTGTCTTTGAATCTCTGGACCCAGCCTACAATCTTCTCCAGTACGTCtcggacgatgatgacgttgCCGTTGGGCTTGGTGAACTTCCATCGCTTCCACAAGGATAGGGCCCTCTTAGTCTCGACTTTCTTCAGAACAACAGCCTGTCCGCGTGTGGATGGTTAGTTTTCGGAATGCGAAAAGATCAAGTGTGATTTCAGGAATCATATGCACGACGTTCCCAAGCACATGTCCATCACATGGCTAAGTCTCGCGAGAGCCGCGAGGCTCGGGACATATACACTCAAGGGCAGAAAGACAGCATCAATATGAAGCCATAATGGTGGAAATCGAGTAAAACGAGCTGCGATCTACCGCTAAGCTCAGTTTACTCAGTTTATGTAGTTGTCCCGGCGGCGTTGACAGCCTATCAGGTGACGTCGCACGCGGCCCCACGACCGGAAAAGCTCTCCGAGCGCGACAGACCGGCGGTACTGTTGCTGACCCCGGATGGTTCGAGGCTGTTCGCTGGTACCCCTGTAGGTCACGTCGCGTCTTGACAAAGTCAAAGCCTGGGTGAGCGAGAAGACCATGACCAGGGGCGGCAGTGTTATACACCCGCCCCGAAGTTCAACCACGGGCAGTCACTGTCTTCTGGATTCATTAAAAACATCATGCGGTCCTCGCCTGAGCTAATAAACATCATTACCAATCCGGAAGTATTCAACCACCGGGCTCTATTGACTCCCTTCGTAAAAGTGAGTGGCTAGATTCACAGTCTAGGCCGTCTGTGGAGTGTCCTTATGCCTTGGCATTCAAACATCGTACGTTTTCAAGATCAACAGGAAGCTAAATGCATTTTTAATTGAGTCTATCAAGCAGTACATCTTTTGAGCTATGATGGCAGAAGATAAAAGGAATTTAATGCAGTTTCGGTACAGTGGTTGCATCTCATGCGGCAAACTTGTCAACAAAGTCAGCATTAGAGCCTGCAGAGAAAGTGAGAGGAAGAGACATACAGTCTGAATCACCTCAAGCTACCTTGACAAAGATCAAGCCCATCTCAACAAGTCAGTCGTGGTTTCCCGAACTACAAGTGGGCACCACTTGATACAGGCCTAGGTACCCAGAGGGATTCAAGGACATGGGCTGAAGGGCCCAGGGTAACAGACGTTGCCTTTGAGGCTTGGAAACTCTAAACTCATGACGCTTTCCTCATTTGGACTTCGGTGATGAGATAAGAGGCTCATGTGAGTCGAGTAGCATTCGGAATTGCAGTCCGAGTATTAGAGAGGGTAACCATGCGCCGGGGTACTAAGATTAGTCTGGATTCTGGATCCGGTATGCAGTCTATTAGAGTTAGGACGACATCAGCTGTAGTTTCTTTTGGTGAAGTCCGATCTTTGACCGTCAATATATGGACAGCTGCTTGATCAGTTCTGTTGTATTGTTCCCTCCGCGCGGCACTAGCATAGCCGCACGTCCAGCCTTACGCGGCTGCCGAGGAGCATGGAGATTTGCCCAGACAACAGCACTCGTTCACAACGTAGAAGTCCGCACCGAAAGTCCGTCATAGGCTTAGTATTATTGTTTCGACATAAGATATAAAGTCTCTAACCTGAAGATGGGATGAGCATGTTCACAAGCACGACCATTCGTTTCCTAATCACCCTCAATACCCCTTACAATCAGTATCACGATGTACCTCTCCTCCGTCATCCTGGCCTTCCTGGCCTCCAAAGCCCTCTCCTACGACACCTCCCTCGGCTTCAACACCCCGCAAACCAACGAAGACCGCACAATCGACGAGATCTaccaggccgccctcgccgagggcggcgtcgtgaCCTGCtggcacggcggcgacgaggtcacCCAGCAAGACGGCCTCAAGCGCGCCTTCGAGACGCGCTTCCCGGGCATGACGCTCAACATCACCGTCAACAGGTCAAAGTACCACAGCGTCAACGTCGACCGGCAGCTCGCGCGGTCCGGCGGGGGACCCCTGGACGTCgacaccatcatcctccAGGCGCTGCAGGATTACCCGCGCTGGGACGCCCAAGGCGCGCTGCTGCACTACGCGCCGGTCAACTATATGAAAGTCCTCGCGCCGTTTCGGCACATCCGGGCCGCGTACTACGGCTTCGCCATCAACGCATGGTCGACGATTTGGAACACGGAGAAGCTTGCCAATCCGCCGCGCGAGTGGCCTGACTTTTTGAAGCCCGAGTACAAGGACAAGATCGTCCTCACGCACcccagcgacgacgacgccgtggcTTACATCTTCGACCTGATGTAAGACCCACCAACTTCACCCTCGAGAAAACACCACACTGATGTTCCCCAGCATGAACCAGTACGGCTCAGAGTGGTTAGATGGCTTCCTAGCCAACAACCCGCGCTGGGTCCACGGCACAGCCTCcccgctcgccgtcctccggCAGCCCAACAGCACGCAATCCGTAACCTTCTCCGCTAGCATCGGCCTCCGTCCCTCCGGCGCCCTGAACGTTTCCTTCCCCTCCGAGGGCCTCTTCGTAAGCTGGCCGCGCTCCGTAGCCATCTTCAACGACGCCCCGCACCCGGAGGGCGCCAAGCTGTTCGCCAacttcctcctcgaggacggctTCCAACGCAACCTGACGCAGTGGAGCGCCCGGAAGGACATCGCGCCTCCTGGTGGGTACCCGGGGATCCTGGACGTGGAATCGACCAACTCGGCCGAGTACCTGCGCTTCATGGCGGACCGCGGCAGGGTCGAAGCGCTGCGGATGATGTTCGAGGATAGGATTGGAATGCCGCAGGGCCCCAGccccctcgtcgacgacctttGAGCTTCTAGTTATCACCAGGCTACCCCAGGTCCGTGGGCGTAAAGCTCACGGGAAACACGCTGCAATATTACGTATTTCCTCAGTTGTACATTTTTCAGTCCGGCAGCTAGTAACCATACCAATAGAGCAATTCGCTCATTGAATATGAAACTAATCACGTAATATCAGAGTCCAAACAAAAGGAccgcccgtcttcttcctcaacaTGCTACTCAAGGTAAGAAAGGCCTGCTCTCCCCTAGGTTTACACAGACCAACATAGGAACCCTGTCTGTTATCCAGATGTCTTCCCAGCCCCTCAACATCGCTGGCAACCAGGTCGTTACCAACATCCTAGGACACCGCAATAGCACCGCCGTCTTAGGCATTCTAGAGCCTTCTTGTCGTCAATAGGATAGTTTTTCGTTGATTTGAATCCCTAAGAAAACTTGCTGATGATGTAGCCCCCCTGCCCGTGGCGAAAATGAGGTCCGTTCTCACCCGGTGGGATAACAACAGCTGCCAAGTTTGCGTAGCTACAAAACTGCTTCGCAATGGAACTTGGTAAGCAGGCTTAATAATGTAGTCAAGTCCACAATTAATACAGGAATACTCTGCAGATCGATCTGTATTGTAAAGTTTTACTGTGACGTATCCCATCGACTGCCACTTGACTCGTCGTGTGCGGTTCTTCTTTTTAAACTCCCACGCAAGACCGTGCAAGACATGTATTCTGCTTGAAAGCAGACAGATTCTTTAGCGTTTTGCAGACATGTCTTCTCACAAAGTCGGTATTTTCCCTGCCTCTGGAGGCATTGGTGGCGGCACCGTCAAGCATGTCCTACCACGCCTCCCCCCAACGGACCTTGTCTTGATTGCTCGTAGCCCCGAGAGGCTTGCTCCTGCAAAAGCCCTCGGCGCTGAAGTTCGTCAGACAAGCTACGATGACGATTTTGCTCTCAAACACGCCTTTGACGGTATCGATACTCTATTCCTGATTTCTTATGCCTCTGTTGAGCATCAGTACAGAACCAAGGTAGGACTTCAACCACTTGGACCTAGTAGCTGGCGCAATAGTAAGCTGACAAAACCTTGAAAAGCGACACACTGTTGCTATCAACGCTGCCATACAGAGCGGTGTCAAATACATCTTTTACGGATCATTGGGATTCGCTGGACCCCCGGAGAACAAACAGAGTGTAGCGCATGTTATGCAGGCACACCTCGATACCGAGAATTACCTAGAGGAATGTCGACAGAACCACCCTGGCTTTGGCTACACGGTAATCCGGGAAGGACTTTACAGCGAATCTTATCCTCTGTACACTTCATTCTACAACCCTAAACAGCCACGAAGCAAGATCAGAATCCCCCACGACGGTTCAGGCCCCGGCGTTGCTTGGGTAAAGAGAGAAGAGCTAGGAGAAGGCACGGCTGAACTCATCTCACGTTTCGTGAAGCAGCCAAAGGAGTTTGCTTGGCGCAATCAGACGGTTCTCCTCTCCGGGGAGAAGACACTGACCCTGGCGGAAACGGTCCAGATTCTCGGAGAGATTGCAGATTCTCCTGTGCAAATCACGCAAGTCTCCGACGACGAGTTTGCGACTCAGTCTGAGAATCCGCCTAATTTCACTTATCACGGTTTTGATCTTTCCAAGCCGTGGGCAACCGCTTTTGAAGCATTCAGGAGGGGTGAAGCGTCATATGTGTCGCCTCTTCTAAGAGAGCTGCTTGGTAGAGAGCCTGAAGACTTCAAGACAACGGTGGAAAACTCATTGTAAATCAAGTAGAATCATTACATGGAACAGTTTTACGCCAACCAGAGGTACTCATCATACTGTACAGCTAGTTCTGAGCAATATACATATGGCCCGAAAATGATGAGGATTTGAAAAACCTCAGTACGTTGACAGAACAGCAGCTTCTGTGTCACGTCTTTTTCCACTCAAAACAGTCTACTGCCCAGTTAAGAGTTATTTTCTGTCTCTTGGCAATTGCTGCTCATACTATCGCTAGCATCCAACGTTGAGGTGCAGCTCTTCAAAGACAAGAAGTTAGCAGAGAGCAGACCTCAATGAGATCTACCATCATCAGGTAATCCCGTGCTCCTTGTTTCTAGAAGAGAGGTAAAGGGCGCAACCTTGCGGTTAGGCTAGATATAAAGAAAAGACAGATAATAGGGAAACATCGCTGGATGAAGTGATCAAAGGAGTGTGACGTGGGTGGGCTAACAGCGCCTCCAGCGGCAGCTTCGTCTCCAAGTGCCCCGCGCGGGGCACCTAGACGGGCTGGCGTCCAGGGGACTAACCACCGACCGTTGATTGGCCGTACCGAGTTCCCGATAGCGATAAGGCCGAGGGACGCTTCGCCCAAAAACATTTTTTTCGCGACGGCTTCGCTGTGCTTGAACGGATACCCTTCAGCCTGGTCCAGCCAAGTCGCAACGATGCATCACCTCGTCCAACCCCACCAATGGGTGTCGCTGAAGCTGCTTTCAGAAGATACAAAGGTGCTTCAGATCATCCCCAACACGTAAGCCCACTTTCAAGCAGAATGGCTCGCAAACTCTTGGCTGACTTCCCTCGCATCAGAACGATTTCCCTGGGCAAGCTCGGCTCGTTTCCAAGCAACCTCGTCATTGAGCGACCTTTCCACCTCACCTACGAAATCCTCGACCGACGTGATGGCGAAAACTTCAGTAGGCTACGGGTCGTACCCCCGAGCGAGAtccacgccgacgccctgGCGGATTTGAACGCCCAAAACGCTGAGGATGAGGGGACTACCCTCGAGAACATCATTGCCGCCCCTGATGGCGCCGAATTCGAGTTGGTCGACAAGGAAAGCGGCGACGTTGTTGCGCATTCGAGACGTGAGATCATCGACGACGCTGCCCGCCAGACCCTGACCACCGAGGAGATCGAGCAGCTCAAACAGGGCAACAACACGGATGCCGGCAAGGACATTATcgcgaagctgctgctgtcgcATACCGCTATCGACCAGAAAACGGCTTTCTCCCTGGCCAAGTACAAGCTACTCAAGACCAAGAAATATATCCGCCGTTTCACGATACAGCCACTCGATCCCTTGACGCTTGGCAAGTGGCtcttggaggagaaggacgctGGAAAAGTGCTGGAGATGCGGGAAGAGATGATGGGACTGCTTGGATGCTGGGCCAACGTCCACTTTGGCGGCGTCCCCCCGACGGACAAGCCCGAAATGGTAACGACCGACGGCTCGGGGATGTTGGACAA
It includes:
- a CDS encoding Putative NmrA-like domain, NAD(P)-binding domain superfamily, whose protein sequence is MSSHKVGIFPASGGIGGGTVKHVLPRLPPTDLVLIARSPERLAPAKALGAEVRQTSYDDDFALKHAFDGIDTLFLISYASVEHQYRTKRHTVAINAAIQSGVKYIFYGSLGFAGPPENKQSVAHVMQAHLDTENYLEECRQNHPGFGYTVIREGLYSESYPLYTSFYNPKQPRSKIRIPHDGSGPGVAWVKREELGEGTAELISRFVKQPKEFAWRNQTVLLSGEKTLTLAETVQILGEIADSPVQITQVSDDEFATQSENPPNFTYHGFDLSKPWATAFEAFRRGEASYVSPLLRELLGREPEDFKTTVENSL